From one Botrytis cinerea B05.10 chromosome 7, complete sequence genomic stretch:
- the Bcufd1 gene encoding Bcufd1, whose amino-acid sequence MSYSGFYEGDDPAAMYQMLQQRGMRGPPKRFDEYYRCYPTVMIPGPERDNLNYGGKIIMPPSALEKLTRLHITYPMLFELINSQHPGGPKLTHAGVLEFIADEGKVYLPHWMMQTLGLETGDLFQIKSTDLPPASLIKLQPQSVNFLDISNPKAVLEKAFRDFSTVTKGDIFSFHYNDTIYDIAVLEVKPVTDKMGVSMLETDVEVDFAAPLGYVEPTPVRGNGSGTSTPRSAIGGLPAGGMLHSQGTMAQAINYDAIAPTSNSVAQGAKAASSNFVSGGHKLSAKKGTKTPTPTASTPVAGVSTNTPAVSARRTNGPQPLRLPPNKLFFGYEVKPVKTQADKDKENADAKQPHFSGQGQSLKTGKKVEAKSEPAPEPQAKGDSTGRRLDGKDASK is encoded by the exons ATG TCGTACTCGGGCTTTTATGAAGGAGATGACCCAGCTGCCATGTATCAAATGTTGCAGCAGCGCGGAATGCGAGGGCCTCCCAAACGTTTCGATGAATACTACAGATGTTATCCAACTGTCATGATCCCCGGCCCTGAACGAGACAACCTTAATTATGGAGGGAAGATTATTATGCCACCATCTGCTCTAGAAAAGCTTACTCGACTGCACATTACGTACCCTATGCTTTTCGAGCTCATCAATAGCCAACATCCTGGTGGACCAAAATTAACGCACGCTGGTGTACTGGAGTTTATTGCGGATGAAGGAAAGGTTTATCTTCCACACTGG ATGATGCAAACCCTTGGACTTGAAACTGGAGATCTCTTCCAGATCAAATCGACCGACCTTCCCCCTGCCTCCCTTATCAAACTCCAACCTCAATCCGTCAATTTTCTCGATATCTCCAACCCAAAGGCCGTACTCGAAAAAGCCTTTCGTGACTTTTCTACGGTTACTAAAGGCGATATCTTCAGCTTCCACTATAATGATACTATCTACGATATTGCGGTTTTAGAGGTCAAACCAGTTACTGACAAGATGGGGGTTAGTATGCTCGAAACGGATGTTGAGGTCGACTTCGCAGCTCCATTAGGCTATGTCGAGCCAACTCCGGTTAGGGGCAATGGCAGCGGAACCAGCACACCCAGAAGTGCCATCGGCGGTTTACCTGCAGGTGGTATGCTTCACAGTCAAGGAACCATGGCACAGGCCATCAACTACGATGCCATTGCACCAACGTCTAATTCTGTCGCGCAAGGCGCAAAGGCGGCCTCGTCCAACTTTGTATCTGGAGGTCACAAACTGAGCGCTAAGAAGGGCACAAAGACCCCCACACCTACTGCGTCAACTCCTGTTGCTGGAGTTAGCACGAACACTCCTGCTGTTTCGGCTCGAAGAACGAATGGTCCTCAGCCTCTTCGGTTACCACCCAACAAACTTTTCTTCGGTTACGAAGTCAAACCAGTCAAAACCCAAGCCGATAAGGACAAAGAGAATGCAGATGCGAAACAGCCCCACTTCTCGGGGCAAGGACAATCATTGAAGACTGGCAAGAAAGTGGAGGCCAAAAGCGAACCGGCTCCAGAGCCTCAAGCCAAGGGCGACAGTACAGGACGGAGGCTGGACGGAAAGGATGCCAGCAAGTAG